A genomic segment from Lutibacter sp. A80 encodes:
- the mnmA gene encoding tRNA 2-thiouridine(34) synthase MnmA, whose product MKRVIVGLSGGVDSSVAAYLLKEQGYEVIGLFMKNWHDDSVTISNECPWLEDSNDAMLVADKLGIPFQVVDLSEQYKERIVDYMFKEYEMGRTPNPDVLCNREIKFDVFMKIALDLGADYVATGHYCRKGEETINGEQVYKLLGGVDGNKDQSYFLCQLSQEQLAKALFPIGELTKPEVRKIAAEQDLITADKKDSQGLCFIGKVRLPEFLQQKLEPKEGVIVQIPEDSTIYNREIPNFNSKEEELAFFSKKYEYKVSDGKIVGKHQGAHYFTKGQRKGLAVGGTKEPLFVIDTDVIENVIYTGEGKNHKGLYRNVLFVSNEELHWVRKDLALENGASTQVLSRIRYRQKLEKATLYKVESGLYVQFENMQSAITEGQFVAWYKNEELLGSGVIS is encoded by the coding sequence ATGAAACGCGTAATAGTAGGTCTCTCTGGGGGTGTTGATAGTAGTGTAGCTGCATATCTGTTAAAAGAACAAGGTTATGAAGTTATTGGTTTATTTATGAAAAATTGGCACGATGACTCTGTAACAATTTCAAACGAATGTCCTTGGTTAGAAGATAGTAATGATGCTATGTTAGTTGCGGATAAATTAGGAATTCCATTTCAAGTTGTAGATTTAAGTGAACAATACAAAGAACGTATTGTAGATTATATGTTTAAGGAATATGAAATGGGGCGTACTCCTAATCCAGATGTATTGTGCAACAGAGAAATTAAATTTGATGTTTTTATGAAAATTGCATTGGATTTAGGAGCAGATTATGTTGCAACTGGACATTACTGTAGAAAAGGTGAAGAAACCATAAATGGAGAGCAGGTTTATAAATTATTGGGTGGTGTTGATGGAAACAAAGATCAATCTTATTTCTTATGTCAGTTATCACAAGAGCAATTGGCAAAAGCTTTGTTTCCTATTGGAGAATTAACAAAACCAGAAGTGCGTAAAATTGCTGCTGAGCAAGATTTAATTACTGCCGATAAAAAAGATTCTCAAGGGTTATGTTTTATAGGAAAGGTGCGTTTACCTGAATTTTTACAACAAAAATTAGAACCAAAAGAAGGTGTTATAGTTCAAATACCAGAAGATTCAACTATTTATAATAGAGAAATTCCCAATTTTAATTCTAAAGAAGAAGAATTGGCATTTTTTTCAAAAAAATATGAATACAAAGTTTCAGACGGTAAAATTGTAGGAAAACATCAAGGTGCTCATTATTTTACAAAAGGGCAACGTAAGGGATTGGCAGTTGGCGGTACAAAAGAACCTTTATTTGTAATAGATACAGATGTTATTGAAAATGTAATTTATACTGGTGAAGGTAAAAATCATAAAGGTTTATATCGCAATGTGCTATTTGTTTCTAATGAAGAGTTACATTGGGTTAGAAAAGATCTAGCATTAGAAAATGGAGCATCTACTCAGGTATTATCAAGAATTAGATACCGTCAAAAATTAGAAAAAGCAACTTTATATAAAGTTGAATCTGGTTTATATGTGCAGTTTGAGAATATGCAATCTGCCATTACTGAAGGTCAATTTGTTGCTTGGTATAAGAACGAAGAATTGCTTGGGTCTGGAGTAATTTCTTAA
- a CDS encoding cold-shock protein has protein sequence MSKGTVKFFNETKGFGFIKEDDSNNEHFVHISGLIDEIREGDEVEFDLQEGRKGMNAVNVKVI, from the coding sequence ATGAGTAAAGGCACAGTAAAATTCTTCAATGAAACTAAAGGATTTGGATTCATCAAAGAAGACGACTCAAACAATGAACATTTTGTACACATTTCTGGTTTAATCGATGAGATTCGTGAAGGTGATGAGGTAGAATTCGATTTACAAGAAGGTAGAAAAGGAATGAACGCAGTAAACGTAAAAGTTATTTAA